A part of Rattus rattus isolate New Zealand chromosome 6, Rrattus_CSIRO_v1, whole genome shotgun sequence genomic DNA contains:
- the LOC116903936 gene encoding cornifin-B-like, producing MKCPRDFQTAFALEESRVKPREEYARGAPAPPRHFLAQVQESDSAPKPGSNSQDGSLIPGPCTDPGSICHAQQEHSKGPEKPGSPTAPGPLSPSALQPCSPAAPRPSSPAAPQRHSPAAPWPCTAALQPRSPSTPQPLGPAARSPQPRSSSTPVPQPRSPTAPQPRSPAVPQPCSPSTLQSRSPASPQPHSPTAPQPRSPAAPQPLNPAAPQPCSPSTPQPLNPAVPQPHSVTAFRKDYQS from the exons ATGAAGTGCCCCCGGGATTTCCAGACAGCATTTGCCCTGGAGGAGAGCAGAGTGAAGCCCAGG GAAGAATATGCCCGCGGAGCCCCGGCGCCTCCACGCCATTTCTTGGCTCAG GTACAGGAATCAGATTCAGCCCCCAAACCAGGCAGTAACAGTCAGGATGGCTCCCTCATTCCTGGGCCATGCACAGATCCTGGCAGCATCTGTCATGCCCAGCAAGAGCACAGCAAAGGTCCTGAGAAG CCCGGCAGCCCCACAGCGCCAGGGCCTCTCAGCCCCTCGGCCCTGCAACCCTGCAGCCCCGCAGCCCCTCGGCCCAGCAGCCCCGCAGCCCCACAGCGCCACAGCCCCGCAGCCCCTTGGCCCTGCACTGCAGCCTTGCAACCCCGCAGCCCCTCAACCCCGCAGCCCCTCGGCCCGGCAGCCCGCAGCCCTCAACCCCGCAGCTCCTCAACCCCAGTCCCGCAGCCCCGCAGCCCCACAGCCCCACAGCCCCGCAGCCCTGCAGTCCCTCAACCCTGCAGCCCCTCAACCCTGCAGTCCCGCAGTCCCGCATCCCCTCAGCCCCACAGCCCCACAGCCCCACAGCCCCGCAGCCCCGCAGCCCCGCAGCCCCTCAACCCCGCAGCCCCGCAGCCCTGCAGTCCCTCAACCCCGCAGCCCCTCAACCCTGCAGTCCCGCAGCCCCACAGCGTCACAGCTTTCAGGAAGGACTACCAGTCTTAA